Proteins from one Streptomyces sp. NBC_00289 genomic window:
- a CDS encoding nitrate- and nitrite sensing domain-containing protein → MLALVPIVTLVALWATSSAQLYTDWRRQQDRNNVSTTAARPILGAFFSLQEERRLSGAALADPAAYQKRLREQRARTDVVVKTVEELPAKGWSAPEDIRAAVVDLGQDLRKLADYRTGVDERTASQQQTFDHYTALVAQHLNVFNTLSNVGLTGIDHLARPAIDEDWGLEMISREDALFTRASVTGRLSGTDRGQLAGWIGSQQFVYDSKVVPLLPDHQAKLFRELMTSSAWQKKTDVEEAVLAGSASGSATDTFPATLGKSWRGSVQQVTAGLQERNTDYAKILTAATDDKLHATQTRLIVTSVLNAVAVVLVALVTVLFTRLLRRRIKALRTAALDLQTRLPDVVRRMRRGESVDPDAELPVIRHGGDELGQLGQALNLARHTVLDTTVAQVGQFHGFEKLLQRIARRTQLLIGLQMKKLSELERKHEDPEVLEGLFDLDHLTARLRRYEENLVILGGGQPQRRWRKPVLLLDVLRSAQSEVQDYRRIQIEVESRVWLSERAVGLVIHVLAELMENAVGFSRPPTPVEVYAARVGRGLAVEIEDRGVGMDAEQYEALNRLMAEPPRMDVMSRADDVRLGLYVVARLAQGLGIHVELRPSAFGGTRVVVLIPDELVVADAVEPAPAGPAEAVASWPPASEHAVPSGPSAHAAPSGPSAHAAPSGHSTPSAHAVAPSAQAGPFARRGNPPGHGVEVGAQHPVPAAGPPDGARTGPPRPYGVPRLPDAVRAGAPPGDLGPGVVRPLPKRVRQASLVDELRSPDAGVRARPEGEPPGPRPAPARSGATVGAFQRQSRMARRTTPTADHGPADGLPIRRRFTTED, encoded by the coding sequence GTGCTCGCCCTGGTGCCCATCGTGACCCTGGTGGCGTTGTGGGCCACGAGTTCGGCGCAGCTCTACACGGACTGGCGGCGGCAACAGGACCGCAACAACGTGTCGACCACGGCCGCCCGCCCGATCCTGGGAGCCTTCTTCAGCCTCCAGGAGGAACGCCGGCTCAGCGGCGCCGCGCTGGCCGACCCGGCCGCCTACCAGAAGCGGCTGCGCGAGCAACGCGCCCGCACCGACGTGGTCGTCAAGACCGTCGAGGAACTGCCCGCCAAGGGGTGGAGCGCTCCGGAGGACATCCGCGCCGCCGTCGTCGACCTGGGCCAGGACCTGCGGAAACTGGCCGACTACCGGACCGGTGTGGACGAGCGGACGGCCTCGCAGCAGCAGACGTTCGACCACTACACGGCTCTCGTCGCCCAGCACCTGAACGTCTTCAACACGCTGAGCAACGTGGGTCTGACCGGCATCGACCACCTCGCCAGGCCGGCCATCGACGAGGACTGGGGCCTGGAGATGATCTCGCGTGAGGACGCGCTCTTCACCCGCGCCTCCGTGACCGGCCGGCTCTCCGGCACCGACCGCGGTCAACTGGCCGGCTGGATCGGCTCCCAGCAGTTCGTCTACGACAGCAAGGTCGTCCCGCTGCTCCCGGACCACCAGGCGAAACTCTTCCGCGAGCTCATGACGAGCAGTGCGTGGCAGAAGAAGACCGACGTGGAGGAAGCCGTCCTGGCCGGCTCCGCGAGCGGGTCCGCCACCGACACCTTCCCCGCCACGCTCGGCAAGAGCTGGCGCGGCAGCGTCCAGCAGGTCACCGCGGGCCTTCAGGAGCGCAACACCGACTACGCGAAGATCCTGACGGCGGCCACCGACGACAAACTGCACGCGACGCAGACCCGCCTGATCGTCACCAGCGTGCTGAACGCGGTGGCCGTGGTCCTGGTGGCGCTGGTCACCGTGCTGTTCACCCGCCTGCTGCGCCGCCGCATCAAGGCGCTGCGCACGGCCGCCCTGGACCTGCAGACCCGGCTGCCGGACGTGGTCCGGCGCATGCGCAGGGGCGAGTCCGTCGACCCGGACGCCGAACTCCCGGTGATCCGCCACGGAGGCGACGAACTCGGCCAGTTGGGTCAGGCGCTCAACCTCGCGCGCCACACCGTCCTGGACACCACGGTGGCCCAGGTGGGCCAGTTCCACGGCTTCGAGAAGCTGCTCCAGCGCATCGCCCGGCGCACCCAGCTGCTCATCGGCCTGCAGATGAAGAAGCTCAGCGAACTGGAGCGCAAGCACGAGGACCCGGAGGTCCTGGAGGGCCTGTTCGACCTCGACCACCTGACCGCCCGGCTGCGCCGCTACGAGGAGAACCTGGTGATCCTCGGCGGTGGCCAGCCGCAGCGACGCTGGCGCAAGCCGGTGCTGCTGCTGGACGTGCTGCGCTCCGCCCAGAGCGAGGTGCAGGACTACCGGCGGATCCAGATCGAGGTGGAGAGCCGGGTGTGGCTGTCCGAGCGCGCGGTCGGACTGGTGATCCACGTACTGGCCGAACTCATGGAGAACGCCGTCGGCTTCTCCCGGCCGCCCACGCCGGTGGAGGTGTACGCGGCCCGGGTGGGGCGCGGGCTCGCGGTGGAGATCGAGGACCGCGGTGTGGGCATGGACGCCGAGCAGTACGAGGCGCTCAACCGGCTGATGGCCGAACCGCCCCGGATGGACGTCATGTCGCGGGCCGACGACGTCCGGCTCGGTCTGTACGTGGTCGCCCGGCTGGCGCAGGGCCTGGGCATCCACGTGGAACTGCGGCCCTCCGCGTTCGGCGGAACGCGCGTGGTCGTCCTCATCCCCGACGAACTCGTCGTCGCCGACGCCGTCGAACCGGCGCCCGCCGGACCGGCCGAGGCCGTCGCCTCCTGGCCACCGGCGTCGGAGCACGCCGTACCGTCCGGCCCCTCCGCGCACGCCGCGCCGTCCGGCCCCTCCGCGCACGCCGCGCCGTCCGGCCACTCCACGCCCTCCGCGCACGCCGTGGCGCCGTCCGCGCAGGCCGGGCCCTTCGCGAGGCGGGGGAACCCGCCGGGGCACGGAGTCGAGGTGGGCGCCCAGCACCCGGTCCCGGCCGCCGGACCGCCGGACGGCGCGCGGACCGGGCCGCCGCGGCCGTACGGAGTGCCGCGGCTGCCCGACGCGGTGCGCGCCGGCGCTCCGCCCGGAGACCTCGGGCCGGGGGTGGTACGGCCGTTGCCCAAGCGGGTGCGGCAGGCCAGCCTCGTCGACGAACTGCGGAGCCCGGACGCCGGCGTCCGGGCGCGCCCCGAGGGCGAGCCCCCCGGCCCACGTCCCGCTCCGGCCCGCTCCGGCGCCACGGTCGGCGCCTTCCAGCGCCAGTCCAGGATGGCGCGCCGTACGACTCCCACGGCAGACCACGGCCCCGCGGACGGCCTGCCGATCCGCCGACGGTTCACGACGGAAGACTGA
- a CDS encoding SDR family NAD(P)-dependent oxidoreductase, giving the protein MSVREKVALVTGAGRGIGEAIAEALAVGGASVAVCDVDAEAAGKVAARLTEQYGVRAAGVGADISDSAAVRAAVGRAEAELGPVGILVNNAAVDVIGRFVDSDEETWDRIIAVNLRGTITVTRAVLDSMIERGGGRVIHIASDAGRVGSSGEVVYSATKGGVIAFGKALAREVARHDITVNTVCPGPTDTALLGQVAEYSQKMYDATVRAIPLRRVARPTEIADVVAFLASDAAAYVTGQTLSVSGGLTMV; this is encoded by the coding sequence GTGAGCGTACGGGAGAAGGTGGCACTCGTCACCGGCGCGGGGCGGGGCATCGGCGAGGCGATCGCCGAAGCGCTGGCCGTCGGCGGGGCCTCGGTCGCCGTCTGCGACGTGGACGCGGAGGCCGCCGGAAAGGTCGCCGCCCGGCTCACCGAGCAGTACGGGGTGCGGGCCGCGGGAGTCGGCGCGGACATCTCCGACAGCGCGGCCGTACGCGCCGCGGTCGGCCGGGCGGAGGCCGAACTCGGCCCGGTCGGCATCCTCGTCAACAACGCGGCCGTGGACGTCATCGGCCGCTTCGTGGACAGCGACGAGGAGACCTGGGACCGGATCATCGCCGTCAACCTGCGCGGCACCATCACGGTGACCCGGGCCGTCCTCGACTCGATGATCGAGCGCGGCGGCGGCCGCGTCATCCACATCGCCTCGGACGCCGGCCGGGTCGGCTCCTCCGGCGAGGTGGTGTACTCCGCGACGAAGGGCGGCGTCATCGCCTTCGGCAAGGCACTGGCCCGCGAGGTCGCCCGGCACGACATCACCGTCAACACCGTCTGCCCCGGACCCACCGACACCGCGCTGCTCGGCCAGGTCGCCGAGTACAGCCAGAAGATGTACGACGCCACCGTGCGGGCGATCCCGCTGCGCCGCGTGGCCCGCCCCACCGAGATCGCCGACGTGGTGGCCTTCCTCGCGTCCGACGCCGCCGCGTACGTGACCGGACAGACCCTGTCCGTCAGCGGCGGCCTCACGATGGTCTGA
- a CDS encoding aldehyde dehydrogenase, producing the protein MVTVDVKLHQDRAEHDLPQPRLVIGGKDVTDASGGVHEHRNPATGLVQAHIPLAGALEVDRAVAAARQAFEVWGTMRPAERRRLLTRFAQLLRDHIHDFAAICPLENGVCVGGWADNVGPHVAEWTEYYAGWADKIEGMVGAAYSPHENLEYTIAEPYGVIGHIITWNSPALSLAMKVPPSLAAGNTVVIKPAESTPFSALLFADLAREAGIPEGVVNVVTGLGDAGAALVRHPGVDKISFTGGPATARRIMADAALSLKPVVFELGGKSANLLFADTDLDTVVPYCAAFAMSNTGQGCALPTRLLVERSIYDEVVARVTGVVAHLPVGDPLDPATYIGPLIDAAARDRVRGVVDKAIQEGAGRLVYGGEHIDADGYFVTPTVFADVDNRSDLAQHEVFGPVLALTPFDTEEEAVALANDTEYGLSAYIQSRDIARVNRLVPRLKAGTVYVNPGPNPITSPATPFGGVGLSGFGREGGRAGLDEFINVKGVGIGRV; encoded by the coding sequence GTGGTCACGGTCGATGTGAAGCTGCACCAGGACAGGGCCGAGCACGACCTGCCGCAACCGCGGCTCGTCATCGGCGGCAAGGACGTCACCGACGCCAGCGGCGGGGTGCACGAGCACCGGAACCCGGCGACCGGCCTGGTCCAGGCGCACATCCCGCTGGCCGGCGCCCTCGAGGTGGACCGGGCGGTGGCCGCCGCCCGCCAGGCTTTCGAGGTGTGGGGCACCATGCGCCCCGCCGAGCGCCGCCGCCTGCTCACCCGCTTCGCGCAACTGCTGCGCGACCACATCCACGACTTCGCCGCGATCTGCCCGCTGGAGAACGGCGTGTGCGTCGGCGGCTGGGCGGACAACGTCGGACCGCACGTCGCCGAGTGGACCGAGTACTACGCCGGCTGGGCCGACAAGATCGAGGGCATGGTCGGCGCGGCCTACAGCCCGCACGAGAACCTCGAGTACACCATCGCCGAGCCGTACGGCGTCATCGGTCACATCATCACCTGGAACTCGCCCGCGCTGTCCCTGGCGATGAAGGTCCCGCCGTCGCTCGCGGCCGGCAACACCGTGGTCATCAAACCGGCCGAGTCCACGCCGTTCTCCGCGCTGCTCTTCGCCGACCTGGCCCGTGAGGCGGGCATCCCCGAGGGCGTCGTCAACGTCGTCACCGGACTCGGCGACGCGGGCGCGGCCCTGGTGAGGCACCCCGGCGTCGACAAGATCTCCTTCACCGGCGGCCCCGCCACCGCGCGCCGCATCATGGCGGACGCGGCGCTCAGCCTGAAGCCGGTGGTGTTCGAGCTGGGCGGGAAGTCCGCCAACCTGCTCTTCGCCGACACCGACCTCGACACCGTCGTCCCGTACTGCGCGGCCTTCGCCATGAGCAACACCGGCCAGGGCTGCGCGCTGCCCACCCGGCTGCTCGTCGAGCGGTCGATCTACGACGAGGTCGTCGCGCGCGTCACCGGGGTCGTGGCCCACCTCCCCGTCGGCGACCCGCTCGACCCGGCGACGTACATCGGACCGCTGATCGACGCCGCCGCCCGCGACCGGGTGCGGGGTGTGGTCGACAAGGCGATCCAGGAGGGGGCGGGACGGCTCGTGTACGGCGGCGAACACATCGACGCCGACGGCTACTTCGTCACCCCGACCGTGTTCGCGGACGTCGACAACCGCAGCGACCTCGCCCAGCATGAGGTCTTCGGCCCGGTCCTGGCCCTCACCCCGTTCGACACGGAGGAGGAGGCCGTCGCCCTGGCCAACGACACCGAGTACGGCCTGTCCGCGTACATCCAGTCCCGTGACATCGCCCGGGTCAACCGCCTGGTGCCGCGCCTGAAGGCCGGCACGGTCTACGTCAACCCGGGCCCGAACCCGATCACCTCGCCGGCCACGCCGTTCGGCGGCGTCGGCCTCAGCGGGTTCGGCCGGGAGGGCGGCAGGGCCGGCCTGGACGAGTTCATCAACGTCAAGGGCGTCGGCATCGGCCGCGTCTGA
- a CDS encoding AMP-binding protein — MLSSPGGQDPRARRLTFGDVIRDHRRSFPEGVALVDGDVRTTWPELDERTNRLANALTDAGVGAGDRILWLGQNSFRVWELLGAAAKVGAMVCPGYWRWAAPEMAFAVQDFDPRVVVWQDEEIGDTVRKARAELGDDHRALWLRHDTGGEESEGPDTYESFLAAGSPEDPAADVDPDAALLVIYTAAISGRQSGSMLSHRNLLAMGASAAWMGDIGRETAFLGAGPMFHIGNYQFWGVPAFVHGGKNVVVRRVVAEELLPLLAAEQCTHAYLMPPTIAQLVALNREAGHDLSHLRASVAAPLWQGTVPTDQSRFTRNGGGEGRGYGQTEVTGFAVTGAYGGAGTGNAGRPGPFTAVRVLDGTGAECAAGVAGEICVRGDLVHLGYWNRPEINKERFRFGWWHTTDLGRRESDGTISFLGTTTRMLKSAAENIFPAEVENCIESHPGVREAAVIGVPNERWAQDVKAVVVLAPGAEPVTAADVIEHCRARIASYKKPKTVEFVEALPRTKDFAKDYEALDERFGGGGYPGGATLGAGR, encoded by the coding sequence ATGCTGAGTTCTCCCGGGGGACAGGACCCCCGCGCCCGCCGGCTGACGTTCGGCGACGTCATCCGTGACCACCGGCGGTCCTTTCCCGAGGGTGTGGCCCTCGTCGACGGCGACGTCAGGACGACCTGGCCGGAGCTGGACGAGCGCACCAACCGGCTGGCCAACGCCCTGACAGACGCGGGCGTCGGCGCCGGCGACCGGATCCTGTGGCTGGGGCAGAACTCCTTCCGCGTCTGGGAGCTGCTCGGTGCCGCCGCGAAGGTCGGGGCCATGGTGTGTCCGGGCTACTGGCGCTGGGCCGCCCCCGAAATGGCCTTCGCCGTCCAGGACTTCGACCCCCGCGTGGTGGTCTGGCAGGACGAGGAGATCGGCGACACGGTCCGCAAGGCGCGCGCCGAACTGGGCGACGACCACCGGGCGTTGTGGCTGCGGCACGACACCGGGGGCGAGGAGTCCGAGGGCCCGGACACCTACGAGTCCTTCCTGGCCGCCGGCTCGCCCGAGGACCCGGCCGCCGACGTCGACCCCGACGCCGCGCTCCTGGTCATCTACACCGCGGCGATCTCCGGACGGCAGTCCGGTTCGATGCTCTCGCACCGCAACCTGCTCGCCATGGGCGCGAGCGCCGCCTGGATGGGCGACATCGGCCGGGAGACCGCCTTCCTCGGCGCCGGGCCGATGTTCCACATCGGCAACTACCAGTTCTGGGGCGTCCCGGCCTTCGTGCACGGCGGCAAGAACGTCGTCGTCCGCCGCGTGGTGGCCGAGGAACTGCTTCCCCTGCTGGCGGCGGAACAGTGCACCCACGCCTATCTGATGCCCCCGACCATCGCGCAGCTGGTCGCCCTCAACCGGGAGGCGGGCCACGACCTCTCCCATCTGCGGGCGAGTGTGGCCGCACCCCTGTGGCAGGGCACCGTGCCCACCGACCAGAGCCGCTTCACCCGCAACGGCGGTGGTGAGGGCCGCGGTTACGGACAGACCGAGGTCACCGGCTTCGCCGTGACGGGCGCCTACGGCGGCGCGGGCACCGGCAACGCGGGACGGCCGGGACCCTTCACCGCCGTACGCGTCCTGGACGGGACCGGTGCGGAGTGCGCGGCCGGTGTGGCCGGCGAGATCTGCGTCCGCGGCGACCTGGTGCACCTCGGCTACTGGAACCGGCCGGAGATCAACAAGGAGCGGTTCCGGTTCGGCTGGTGGCACACCACCGACCTCGGCCGGCGTGAGAGCGACGGCACGATCAGCTTCCTCGGGACGACGACCCGCATGCTGAAGTCGGCGGCCGAGAACATCTTCCCCGCCGAGGTGGAGAACTGCATCGAGTCCCACCCGGGCGTCCGGGAGGCCGCCGTGATCGGCGTGCCCAACGAACGCTGGGCACAGGACGTCAAGGCCGTCGTCGTCCTGGCGCCGGGAGCCGAACCGGTCACCGCCGCGGACGTCATCGAGCACTGCCGGGCGCGGATCGCCTCGTACAAGAAGCCCAAGACGGTGGAGTTCGTCGAGGCGCTGCCGCGTACCAAGGACTTCGCCAAGGACTACGAGGCGCTCGACGAACGGTTCGGCGGCGGCGGATATCCGGGCGGCGCCACACTGGGCGCCGGACGCTGA
- a CDS encoding Zn-ribbon domain-containing OB-fold protein gives MSARPVPQPTVLSEPFWAAARRGDLVVPQCASCDLRFFVPEPACPGCMSRDWRYVPSAGRGTVYSVTVVHRAPGPGFDTPFALAVVDLDDGATLLSHVDAGDPDDVLIGMRVRVDFRVLTDTITLPYFMPDN, from the coding sequence ATGAGTGCCAGGCCCGTCCCGCAGCCCACCGTCCTGTCCGAGCCGTTCTGGGCGGCCGCCCGGCGGGGTGACCTGGTCGTCCCGCAGTGCGCCTCCTGCGACCTGCGGTTCTTCGTACCCGAGCCCGCCTGCCCCGGGTGCATGTCCCGCGACTGGCGCTACGTGCCGAGCGCCGGGCGGGGCACCGTCTACTCGGTGACCGTGGTGCACCGGGCGCCCGGGCCCGGCTTCGACACCCCCTTCGCGCTCGCCGTGGTCGACCTGGACGACGGGGCCACCCTGCTGTCCCACGTCGACGCCGGTGACCCGGACGACGTCCTGATCGGTATGCGGGTACGGGTCGACTTCCGGGTCCTCACGGACACCATCACGCTGCCCTACTTCATGCCGGACAACTGA
- a CDS encoding acyl-CoA dehydrogenase family protein, with protein MRRTIFTEEHDLFRDTARTYYLRECAPHAEQWERDGQVSRAAWAAAGKAGLIGWQFPEEYGGQDIQDFRYNAIMAEEMHATGTVGIGLGLQNDVIPPYLMRLTTPEQKARWLPGVISGETICALALSEPSAGSDLKGIRTTARRDGDEWVVDGSKTFITNGILADLVIVACKTDPEAGHKGISLIVVERGTEGFERGRKLDKVGMKAQDTAELFFHEVRVPAENLIGQENRGFYHMMGNLPTERLAIAVASLASAERAFELALDYAKSRTAFGQPIGEFQANRFALAAIKAKLGAARVYLDGCIMALFQGELTAEEAAAAKYWTSETGWEVIDRCMQLFGGYGYVNEYEIARIWRDSRVQRVFGGTSEIMQEIIGRSLGL; from the coding sequence ATGCGCCGTACGATCTTCACCGAGGAGCACGACCTGTTCCGGGACACCGCCCGCACCTACTACCTGCGCGAATGCGCCCCCCACGCGGAGCAGTGGGAACGGGACGGCCAGGTCAGCCGGGCCGCGTGGGCGGCCGCGGGCAAGGCCGGACTCATCGGCTGGCAGTTCCCGGAGGAGTACGGCGGCCAGGACATCCAGGACTTCCGCTACAACGCCATCATGGCCGAGGAGATGCACGCCACCGGCACGGTCGGCATCGGGCTCGGGCTGCAGAACGACGTCATCCCGCCCTACCTCATGCGTCTGACCACCCCGGAGCAGAAGGCCCGCTGGCTGCCCGGGGTGATCAGCGGCGAGACGATCTGCGCGCTCGCGCTCTCGGAGCCGTCCGCCGGGTCCGACCTCAAGGGCATCCGCACCACCGCCCGCCGGGACGGCGACGAGTGGGTCGTCGACGGGTCCAAGACCTTCATCACCAATGGCATCCTCGCCGACCTCGTCATCGTCGCCTGCAAGACCGACCCCGAGGCCGGGCACAAGGGCATCAGCCTGATCGTCGTCGAGCGTGGCACCGAGGGCTTCGAGCGGGGACGCAAGCTCGACAAGGTCGGGATGAAGGCCCAGGACACCGCCGAGCTGTTCTTCCACGAGGTCCGCGTTCCGGCCGAGAACCTCATCGGGCAGGAGAACCGCGGTTTCTACCACATGATGGGCAACCTGCCGACCGAGCGGCTCGCCATCGCCGTCGCCTCGCTGGCCTCGGCCGAGCGGGCCTTCGAGCTGGCGCTGGACTACGCCAAGTCCCGCACCGCCTTCGGTCAGCCGATCGGCGAGTTCCAGGCCAACCGGTTCGCCCTCGCCGCGATCAAGGCCAAGCTGGGCGCCGCCCGGGTCTACCTCGACGGCTGCATCATGGCGCTGTTCCAGGGCGAACTGACCGCCGAGGAGGCCGCCGCCGCGAAGTACTGGACCTCGGAGACCGGCTGGGAGGTCATCGACCGCTGCATGCAGCTCTTCGGCGGCTACGGCTACGTCAACGAGTACGAGATCGCCCGCATCTGGCGCGACAGCCGGGTGCAACGGGTGTTCGGCGGGACCTCGGAGATCATGCAGGAGATCATCGGCCGTTCGCTGGGGCTGTGA
- a CDS encoding thiolase family protein — protein sequence MQDPRQPVVVGVHATEQALTLPDRDAMDLALEAVRGAIEDAGLSPSDVDGAQVDWPGPGGVPGEGSSWARMLGRDLRWTSDSMLDNAGSRGLLKAAAAVRAGFADTVVVGGCKLVSRGGGPVGAGVPLEFADVWGSYVVAQFALVAARHMHEYGTTSRQLAEVAATIRNNGTTNPEAMMYGRGPYTADDVLASRMVASPFRLLDCCIVGEGGAALVVTTAERARDLPSTPVAVLGGAMEYHQAAYANPALHREVGGLGREAARRAYAMAGIDPQDVDVFSLYDPNSFEIIRQLEILGLCGEGEGGPLAASGAIAVDGKHPVNPDGGCLAYAWNGTQQMTLKVVEAVRQLRGGAVHQVAGAGLAVVGNAGSGAQHYEMSVLGRMR from the coding sequence ATGCAGGATCCCCGTCAGCCGGTCGTCGTGGGGGTGCACGCCACCGAACAGGCGCTGACACTCCCGGACCGCGACGCCATGGACCTCGCGCTCGAAGCGGTGCGCGGCGCGATCGAGGACGCCGGTCTTTCCCCGTCGGACGTCGACGGCGCCCAGGTGGACTGGCCCGGCCCGGGCGGGGTGCCCGGCGAGGGCAGCTCCTGGGCCCGGATGCTCGGCCGGGACCTGCGCTGGACCAGCGACTCGATGCTCGACAACGCGGGCTCGCGGGGACTGCTGAAGGCGGCGGCGGCCGTCCGGGCCGGATTCGCCGACACCGTCGTGGTCGGCGGCTGCAAGCTGGTCTCGCGCGGAGGAGGCCCGGTGGGTGCCGGGGTGCCGCTGGAGTTCGCGGACGTGTGGGGCAGCTATGTGGTCGCCCAGTTCGCGCTGGTGGCGGCACGGCACATGCACGAGTACGGGACCACCTCGCGCCAGCTCGCGGAGGTCGCGGCGACCATCCGCAACAACGGCACGACCAACCCGGAGGCGATGATGTACGGCCGGGGCCCGTACACCGCCGACGACGTGCTCGCCTCCCGCATGGTGGCCTCGCCGTTCCGTCTGCTGGACTGCTGCATCGTGGGGGAGGGCGGGGCGGCGCTCGTGGTGACCACCGCCGAACGGGCCCGCGACCTGCCGTCCACGCCCGTCGCCGTGCTCGGCGGCGCGATGGAGTACCACCAGGCCGCCTACGCCAACCCGGCACTGCACCGGGAGGTCGGCGGGCTCGGCCGGGAGGCGGCCCGCCGCGCCTACGCGATGGCCGGGATCGACCCGCAGGACGTCGACGTGTTCTCCCTCTACGACCCCAACTCCTTCGAGATCATCCGGCAGTTGGAGATCCTCGGACTGTGCGGCGAGGGCGAGGGCGGGCCGCTGGCCGCCAGTGGCGCCATCGCCGTGGACGGCAAGCATCCGGTCAACCCGGACGGCGGCTGTCTGGCCTACGCGTGGAACGGGACACAGCAGATGACACTGAAGGTCGTCGAAGCCGTACGGCAGCTGCGCGGCGGCGCCGTGCACCAGGTCGCGGGCGCCGGGCTCGCGGTGGTGGGCAACGCCGGATCGGGCGCGCAGCACTACGAGATGAGCGTGCTGGGGAGGATGCGATGA